The following are encoded together in the Lactuca sativa cultivar Salinas chromosome 1, Lsat_Salinas_v11, whole genome shotgun sequence genome:
- the LOC122197186 gene encoding probable WRKY transcription factor 2 isoform X1 — MGGFDNHGGIIGDWMPPSPSPRSFFAAMLGDDPGSRSVPDPPKNDTNNDTGFTFPGPNPQIESENGDATKSSEFGDQKTNSRAPLVERMAARAGHNAPRLNTEIIKSSDNSQTQQSPYLFSPGVSPTSFLESPVFLSNSLVQPSPTTGKFQFVPNGNSRSSMMFLDSSNRVKENFFEDTNNTFFAFKPFPDSAPVSRDHVNPPFMSTQSFQHNETLVQSERQFPPQKIEPTQNETSSLHIRSRFLNGNSERSQEHHEDDADQRINGDIGNNSNSASSKDGYNWRKCGPVKLSCTT; from the exons ATGGGTGGTTTTGACAATCATGGTGGGATAATTGGCGATTGGATGCCTCCGAGCCCTAGCCCTAGGTCTTTTTTTGCAGCTATGTTGGGGGATGATCCTGGTTCAAGATCAGTACCTGACCCTCCAAAAAACGATACCAATAACGACACCGGGTTCACTTTCCCTGGACCAAATCCCCAAATCGAGTCTGAAAATGGCGATGCGACAAAATCAAGTGAGTTTGGTGATCAAAAAACGAACTCAAGGGCACCTCTTGTTGAAAGAATGGCAGCTAGAGCTGGTCATAATGCTCCTAGGTTGAATACAGAGATTATAAAATCTTCTGATAATTCACAAACTCAACAATCTCCATATTTATTTTCACCTGGTGTTAGCCCAACTTCTTTTCTGGAATCACCTGTTTTCCTTTCCAACTCATTG GTTCAACCATCTCCAACTACTGGAAAGTTCCAATTTGTTCCAAATGGTAATAGTAGAAGCTCCATGATGTTCTTGGATTCCTCTAATAGGGTTAAAGAAAATTTCTTTGAGGACACTAATAACACTTTTTTTGCCTTTAAGCCTTTCCCAGATTCAGCTCCTGTATCTCGTGATCAT GTGAATCCACCTTTCATGTCTACacaatcttttcaacataatgaAACTCTAGTTCAATCTGAAAGACAATTCCCTCCACAAAAGATTGAACCAACACAAAATGAAACATCTTCACTCCATATTCGCTCACGCTTTCTTAATGGCAATTCTGAAAGATCTCAAGAACATCATGAAGATGATGCAGATCAAAGAATAAATGGAGATATTGGTAATAATTCCAACAGTGCCTCATCTAAAGATGGATATAATTGGAGGAAATGTGGTCCTGTTAAATTGTCCTGTACTACCTGA
- the LOC122197186 gene encoding probable WRKY transcription factor 2 isoform X2 — MGGFDNHGGIIGDWMPPSPSPRSFFAAMLGDDPGSRSVPDPPKNDTNNDTGFTFPGPNPQIESENGDATKSSEFGDQKTNSRAPLVERMAARAGHNAPRLNTEIIKSSDNSQTQQSPYLFSPGVSPTSFLESPVFLSNSLVQPSPTTGKFQFVPNDSAPVSRDHVNPPFMSTQSFQHNETLVQSERQFPPQKIEPTQNETSSLHIRSRFLNGNSERSQEHHEDDADQRINGDIGNNSNSASSKDGYNWRKCGPVKLSCTT, encoded by the exons ATGGGTGGTTTTGACAATCATGGTGGGATAATTGGCGATTGGATGCCTCCGAGCCCTAGCCCTAGGTCTTTTTTTGCAGCTATGTTGGGGGATGATCCTGGTTCAAGATCAGTACCTGACCCTCCAAAAAACGATACCAATAACGACACCGGGTTCACTTTCCCTGGACCAAATCCCCAAATCGAGTCTGAAAATGGCGATGCGACAAAATCAAGTGAGTTTGGTGATCAAAAAACGAACTCAAGGGCACCTCTTGTTGAAAGAATGGCAGCTAGAGCTGGTCATAATGCTCCTAGGTTGAATACAGAGATTATAAAATCTTCTGATAATTCACAAACTCAACAATCTCCATATTTATTTTCACCTGGTGTTAGCCCAACTTCTTTTCTGGAATCACCTGTTTTCCTTTCCAACTCATTG GTTCAACCATCTCCAACTACTGGAAAGTTCCAATTTGTTCCAAATG ATTCAGCTCCTGTATCTCGTGATCAT GTGAATCCACCTTTCATGTCTACacaatcttttcaacataatgaAACTCTAGTTCAATCTGAAAGACAATTCCCTCCACAAAAGATTGAACCAACACAAAATGAAACATCTTCACTCCATATTCGCTCACGCTTTCTTAATGGCAATTCTGAAAGATCTCAAGAACATCATGAAGATGATGCAGATCAAAGAATAAATGGAGATATTGGTAATAATTCCAACAGTGCCTCATCTAAAGATGGATATAATTGGAGGAAATGTGGTCCTGTTAAATTGTCCTGTACTACCTGA